One Carassius auratus strain Wakin chromosome 4, ASM336829v1, whole genome shotgun sequence DNA segment encodes these proteins:
- the LOC113060221 gene encoding leucine-rich repeat neuronal protein 3-like, which translates to MKDISFADYLLLGLAVTTLVLATEERVSCPKLCVCEIRPWFSPSSVYMEAPTVDCNDLGLFDLPMRLPSDTQVVLLQTNNIAKIEHPLDYLPNITEIDLSQNNLSSISDVNIGHLPQLLSLHMEENWICALQDNSLSQLTNLQELYLNHNLISLISPEAFRGLQSLLRLHLNSNRLQSIKSEWFEPLPNLEILMIGENPVLSIQDMNFKPLRNLRSLVLTRMNLSQIPDDSLLGLDNLESISFYDNTFPKVPHGALRHLKSLKFLDLNKNPIGRIQRGDFVDMLHLKELGINSMPELVSIDSFALNNLPELTKIEATNNPKLSYIHPNAFYRLPRLETLMLNGNALSALHRITVESLPNLREVSMHSNPIRCDCVVRWMNMNKTNIRFMEPDSLFCVEPPEYEGQHVRQVHFREMMEICLPLISSESLPTQISVERGRSMSLHCRAFAEPEPDIYWVTPSGRRVIPNAVSARFYMHPEGTLDIYDITESEAGLYTCVAHNLVGADLKSVSVEVNGYFPQPVNDSLNVNIESVQANSVLISWNASHGSLAPNIKWYTMPTANHPTVAFTARVTSDVTVYNLTHLSPATQYKVCVDIHSIHHKHDSRCINVLTKGLEQDIKDSERWDMVLIAAFGVLFIGISVACFLIYVFMRNHCIYGELNRYPSKMALMSETSQQSPFTRLWISGKGMPAASEVKATVINVLDNAF; encoded by the coding sequence ATGAAGGACATATCATTCGCGGATTATTTGCTACTGGGTCTTGCAGTGACTACCTTGGTTCTTGCTACAGAAGAGAGAGTCAGTTGTCCAAAACTTTGTGTATGTGAGATTAGACCCTGGTTTTCCCCTAGCTCTGTCTATATGGAGGCTCCCACTGTTGACTGTAATGACCTCGGACTTTTTGACCTGCCCATGAGATTGCCATCTGATACACAAGTCGTTTTACTGCAGACCAACAACATTGCTAAGATTGAGCACCCATTGGATTACCTGCCAAACATCACTGAGATTGATCTCTCCCAAAACAACCTGTCATCAATAAGTGATGTCAATATTGGCCACCTCCCTCAACTCTTATCCCTACACATGGAGGAGAACTGGATATGCGCCCTACAAGACAACAGCCTTTCTCAACTGACCAACCTTCAGGAGCTCTACTTAAATCATAACCTTATCTCCCTCATTTCTCCTGAGGCTTTTCGTGGACTTCAGAGTTTGCTGAGACTTCACCTCAACTCCAACCGACTTCAGAGTATAAAAAGCGAATGGTTTGAACCCTTACCAAATTTGGAAATTCTAATGATTGGGGAAAATCCTGTCCTCTCTATTCAGGATATGAACTTCAAGCCTCTGAGAAACCTTCGTAGCCTGGTTCTTACTAGAATGAACCTGTCACAGATACCAGATGACTCACTTCTGGGACTTGACAATCTTGAGAGTATCTCATTCTATGATAATACATTCCCTAAGGTACCCCATGGTGCTCTCAGGCATCTGAAGAGCCTCAAGTTTTTGGATCTTAATAAGAATCCCATTGGGCGAATTCAGAGGGGTGACTTTGTGGACATGCTCCATCTTAAGGAGCTGGGCATTAACAGCATGCCTGAGTTGGTGTCCATTGATAGTTTTGCCCTGAACAACCTCCCAGAACTGACCAAAATCGAAGCCACCAACAACCCCAAACTTTCCTACATACATCCAAATGCTTTCTATAGGCTGCCTAGGTTGGAAACTCTAATGTTAAATGGCAATGCTTTAAGTGCCCTCCACAGGATAACAGTGGAGTCCCTCCCAAATCTCCGGGAGGTTAGCATGCACTCTAACCCCATCCGCTGTGACTGTGTTGTACGATGGATGAACATGAACAAGACAAACATTCGCTTCATGGAGCCTGATTCCCTGTTTTGTGTGGAACCTCCAGAGTATGAAGGTCAGCACGTGCGGCAGGTTCACTTCAGAGAGATGATGGAAATCTGTCTGCCTCTCATCTCTTCAGAAAGCCTCCCCACAcaaatcagtgtggaaagaggGAGATCTATGTCTCTTCACTGCCGTGCCTTTGCTGAACCTGAGCCAGACATATACTGGGTGACTCCGTCAGGGAGAAGGGTGATCCCAAATGCTGTTTCTGCAAGATTCTATATGCACCCTGAAGGCACACTTGATATTTATGATATCACTGAGAGCGAGGCTGGATTGTACACATGTGTGGCACACAATCTTGTTGGGGCAGACCTGAAATCTGTCTCAGTGGAGGTAAATGGATACTTCCCACAACCTGTCAATGACTCATTGAATGTCAACATTGAATCTGTACAGGCCAACTCTGTGTTAATATCCTGGAATGCCTCTCATGGTAGCCTGGCACCAAACATTAAGTGGTATACAATGCCCACTGCAAACCATCCAACTGTGGCTTTCACAGCTAGGGTAACATCTGACGTGACTGTATATAATCTCACACATCTCAGCCCTGCTACacagtacaaagtgtgtgtggaCATTCACAGCATCCATCATAAACATGACAGCAGATGTATCAATGTCCTGACTAAAGGATTAGAACAAGACATAAAGGACTCTGAGAGGTGGGACATGGTGCTGATTGCTGCTTTTGGTGTGCTTTTCATTGGGATCTCAGTGGCTTGCTTTCTTATTTATGTCTTTATGAGGAACCACTGCATTTATGGAGAACTGAACCGATACCCTTCCAAAATGGCTCTGATGTCTGAGACCAGCCAGCAGTCTCCCTTTACAAGGCTCTGGATTTCTGGGAAAGGAATGCCAGCTGCTTCTGAGGTGAAAGCCACAGTCATAAATGTGTTGGACAATGCATTTTAA